One genomic region from Aliarcobacter cryaerophilus ATCC 43158 encodes:
- the fliP gene encoding flagellar type III secretion system pore protein FliP (The bacterial flagellar biogenesis protein FliP forms a type III secretion system (T3SS)-type pore required for flagellar assembly.): protein MKIIFSLVFSSLFLFAAQDPLPMINLSVAAIDQPIQFVKTINIAVILALMVLAPTLLLMVTSFTRIIIVLALLRQALGLQQSPPTQIIISLALIMTIFIMEPYGKKAWDESIVPYMDEKISYQEAFTKGVAPFKDFMIKNTRESDLALFYRIKKEPNPKNIEDVSLILLMPAFIVSELRTAFEIGFLIFLPFLIIDIIVASILMSLGMMMLPPVMISLPIKIIFFIIVDGWLLIIGNLAQSFK from the coding sequence TTGAAGATAATTTTTTCACTAGTTTTTTCATCACTATTTTTATTTGCTGCACAAGATCCATTACCAATGATAAATCTTTCAGTTGCAGCAATAGACCAACCAATACAATTTGTAAAAACTATAAATATAGCTGTTATTTTAGCTCTTATGGTTCTTGCTCCTACACTTTTACTTATGGTGACATCTTTTACAAGAATTATAATTGTTTTAGCACTTTTAAGACAAGCTTTGGGTTTACAACAATCCCCACCTACACAAATAATAATTTCTCTTGCACTTATTATGACAATTTTTATTATGGAACCTTATGGAAAAAAGGCTTGGGATGAAAGTATTGTACCTTATATGGATGAAAAAATATCATATCAAGAAGCTTTTACAAAAGGGGTGGCTCCTTTTAAAGATTTTATGATAAAAAACACTAGAGAATCAGATTTAGCACTATTTTATAGAATAAAAAAAGAACCTAACCCAAAAAACATTGAAGATGTATCGCTTATTTTACTTATGCCAGCATTTATTGTGAGTGAACTTAGAACAGCATTTGAGATAGGGTTTTTGATATTCTTACCATTTTTAATTATAGATATTATAGTTGCTTCAATTTTGATGAGTTTAGGTATGATGATGTTGCCACCTGTTATGATATCACTGCCCATAAAAATTATCTTCTTTATTATAGTTGATGGTTGGTTACTAATAATTGGAAATCTAGCACAATCCTTTAAATAA
- a CDS encoding cell division ATP-binding protein FtsE, with the protein MITAKDLYLTYDSNKYIIKRGNFSIKEKEFVFIGGNSGSGKSTLLKSFYGDIPIKHGSLKISNQEVFKIKGNNLRYLRKDIGVIFQDYKLINDYTIEENIMIPLKINNYSDEVSRLQADNLLKHVKLTHRKGFYPNQLSGGEQQRVAVARALAHNPKIIIADEPTGNLDDFNADVVWNLLKGANEQLGITVVVVTHRVPKNLGINFRQLSIEDGIIYEVS; encoded by the coding sequence ATGATTACAGCAAAAGATTTATATCTTACTTATGATAGTAATAAATACATTATAAAAAGAGGAAATTTTTCTATAAAAGAGAAAGAGTTTGTCTTTATTGGAGGAAACTCAGGAAGTGGAAAATCAACGCTATTGAAATCTTTTTATGGTGATATTCCAATAAAACATGGTAGTTTAAAAATATCAAATCAAGAAGTTTTTAAAATCAAAGGAAATAATCTAAGATATCTTAGAAAAGATATTGGTGTTATTTTTCAGGATTATAAACTAATAAATGATTATACTATCGAAGAGAACATCATGATACCTCTTAAGATAAATAACTACTCAGATGAAGTTTCAAGACTTCAAGCTGATAATCTTTTAAAACACGTAAAATTAACTCATAGAAAAGGTTTTTATCCAAATCAATTAAGTGGAGGAGAGCAACAAAGAGTTGCAGTAGCACGTGCTTTAGCACATAATCCAAAAATTATAATTGCAGATGAGCCAACTGGAAATTTAGATGATTTTAATGCTGATGTTGTTTGGAACTTATTAAAAGGTGCAAATGAACAACTAGGAATTACAGTAGTTGTTGTAACGCATAGAGTTCCAAAAAATCTAGGAATTAATTTTAGACAATTATCAATAGAAGATGGGATAATTTATGAAGTCTCTTAA
- a CDS encoding RluA family pseudouridine synthase, with translation MYKNFIAEEEIRLDKFLSLKIDASRNQIEQLIEKEFVKVDGKTTNKNGLKLKLNQQIEVFFPEPKTFDKKDSEFIENSLKDKNIEIIYEDSDILIINKPRGLTVHDAPSVKDATLVDWLKLQNISLSTISGEERHGIVHRLDKGTSGILIVAKTNEAHIEISKQLEKREAGRYYLAIVDLPLKDNIVVEEPIARNPNNRLKMAVQKDGRYAKTSFCKLEISNNSKYELIACKLSTGRTHQIRVHLNRLNRHILGDILYGFKGDFSIINGFFLHGFCLVFTHPRTKEKMSFTAKLPKDMQDFIDTNFDKERIYEKIETSSLFKFFNFNN, from the coding sequence ATGTATAAAAATTTTATTGCAGAAGAAGAGATTAGATTAGATAAATTTTTAAGTTTAAAAATAGATGCTTCAAGAAATCAAATTGAGCAACTAATTGAAAAAGAGTTTGTAAAAGTAGATGGAAAAACAACAAACAAAAATGGTTTAAAACTAAAATTAAATCAACAAATAGAGGTTTTTTTTCCTGAACCAAAAACATTTGATAAAAAAGATAGCGAATTTATAGAAAACTCATTAAAAGATAAAAATATAGAGATAATATATGAAGATAGTGATATTTTAATTATAAATAAACCAAGAGGACTTACTGTTCACGATGCTCCTAGTGTAAAAGACGCAACTTTAGTTGATTGGCTAAAACTTCAAAATATAAGTTTATCAACTATAAGTGGTGAAGAGAGACATGGAATTGTACACAGACTTGATAAAGGAACTAGTGGTATTTTAATAGTTGCAAAAACAAATGAAGCTCATATTGAAATCTCAAAACAGCTAGAAAAAAGAGAAGCAGGAAGATACTATTTAGCAATAGTTGATTTGCCTTTAAAAGATAATATTGTTGTAGAAGAACCAATAGCTAGAAATCCAAACAATAGACTTAAAATGGCTGTACAAAAGGATGGAAGATATGCAAAAACATCATTTTGTAAACTCGAAATTAGTAATAACTCAAAATATGAACTAATAGCTTGTAAACTTTCAACAGGAAGAACACATCAAATAAGAGTACACTTAAATAGATTAAATAGGCACATTTTAGGGGATATTTTATATGGATTTAAGGGCGATTTCAGTATTATAAATGGATTTTTTTTGCATGGATTTTGCTTGGTATTTACTCATCCTAGAACTAAAGAGAAGATGAGCTTTACTGCAAAACTTCCAAAAGATATGCAAGATTTTATAGATACCAATTTTGATAAGGAGAGAATATATGAAAAAATTGAGACTTCTAGCCTCTTTAAGTTTTTTAATTTTAATAATTAG
- a CDS encoding murein hydrolase activator EnvC family protein, which produces MIKLIFSLFLIPIFIFASAIDTKIAQNQKSLDSSKKNKDNTTVKIKEIADKIESSNTNLSKLEEDIIKINEDIEQHQKLLESSQSKLNDLQAKSSDLIKEKNSSEEEIINTIVEQFSTSLALQLASKESLQELIDNEMFNLLSTNAKQKVLKLNENYNRLTENTKANQQEINKLNSYIKDRLKTKENYKALQIKHTKSLENLEKEHKLYQAELKKVIEQQDSLSKILSDLKIVKQQELKKAQEQREEDNQQVQTTNVRNQKYAKDLDLDVKKIGSSTDGVQIVKYKGAKTIAPLKSFKIVKNFGTYYDPVYKIKLFNESIVLQSNEKGSKVVAVLNGKIVYAKKNAGMLENVVIIQHEGGIHTVYSHLDDIAPTLVVGKWIQKGSVVGRVNENLTFQVTKDSSHIDPKDLFNI; this is translated from the coding sequence ATGATTAAATTAATTTTTTCACTATTTTTAATACCAATTTTTATATTTGCTTCAGCAATAGATACAAAAATTGCACAAAATCAAAAAAGCCTAGATAGTAGTAAAAAAAATAAAGATAATACAACTGTTAAAATAAAAGAGATCGCTGACAAAATAGAATCTTCAAATACAAATTTATCAAAACTGGAAGAAGATATTATAAAAATAAATGAAGATATAGAGCAACATCAAAAACTTCTAGAGAGTTCTCAATCAAAACTAAATGACCTTCAAGCAAAATCTAGTGATTTAATAAAAGAGAAAAATAGTAGCGAAGAGGAGATAATAAATACAATAGTAGAACAATTTTCTACATCTTTAGCACTTCAACTAGCTTCAAAAGAGTCTTTGCAAGAACTTATAGATAATGAGATGTTTAATCTTCTTTCAACAAATGCAAAACAAAAAGTTTTAAAACTAAATGAAAATTACAATAGACTAACAGAAAATACAAAAGCAAATCAACAAGAGATAAATAAACTAAATAGTTATATAAAAGATAGATTAAAAACTAAAGAGAACTATAAAGCTCTACAAATAAAGCATACAAAATCTTTAGAAAATTTAGAAAAAGAACATAAGCTTTATCAAGCTGAGCTTAAAAAAGTTATTGAACAACAAGATTCTTTGAGTAAAATATTATCTGACTTAAAGATTGTTAAACAACAAGAGTTAAAAAAAGCACAAGAACAAAGAGAAGAAGATAATCAACAAGTACAAACAACAAATGTAAGAAATCAAAAATATGCAAAAGATTTAGATCTTGATGTTAAAAAAATTGGTTCTTCAACAGATGGTGTACAAATTGTAAAATACAAAGGTGCAAAAACTATAGCTCCTTTAAAATCATTTAAAATTGTTAAAAATTTTGGAACATATTATGACCCTGTTTATAAAATAAAACTATTTAATGAGTCTATTGTTTTACAATCAAATGAAAAAGGCTCAAAAGTAGTAGCTGTTTTAAATGGAAAAATTGTATATGCAAAAAAGAATGCTGGAATGCTTGAAAATGTTGTTATTATCCAACACGAAGGTGGAATTCATACTGTTTACTCACATTTAGATGATATTGCACCAACTTTAGTTGTTGGAAAATGGATTCAAAAAGGTTCAGTAGTAGGAAGAGTAAATGAGAATTTAACTTTTCAAGTTACAAAAGATAGCTCACACATAGATCCAAAAGATCTGTTTAATATCTAG
- the mrdA gene encoding penicillin-binding protein 2 produces the protein MNFRLTLIYIFIGIIAITLLSRVYFLSIKSNTYYEELSKNNYIKKTYLAPTRGVIEDRNGEPLALNQIGFSILIKPHLRAYKYREKLEKLIDIVVEQFPQYDKNKLIKDYLRDDSPYNHEFIKVIDYVPYEEIFSRYTFLATQEDIRIESSSKRHYPHKELAAHIIGYVSKASKLDIANNEIAKYSGVVGKSGIERYYNEKLQGTLGFKDTKVNALNKEIEVIEQKDPSNDNNVRITIDVNLQKYIQELFVDRAGSVVVMDANNGEILAAGSFPEYDSNLFARGITQDEWNIMRNDFNHPFTNKIINGLYPPGSVIKMGVAMSFLENGISDKFTVQCSGSLPIGNRNFRCWKTTGHGHIGFRSSIEQSCDDFYYKGSLKIGIGKMSATLEKLGIGQKTGIDLNNEFVGINPNKEWKEQRLKKPWYIGETVISSIGQGNMLTTPLQIARFTAFFASGKLPKPHLTKDAYEEPKELDFKKEHIKLMQEGMYDVANSPSGTAKRYINSKVKIAAKTGTAQVVSIPQSEKVRMKESEMEYFQRSHAWITAYGPYKNPKYVVTIIQEHGGGGGSATGGIASRIFDKLYDLGYITELE, from the coding sequence ATGAATTTTAGATTAACACTTATCTACATTTTTATTGGAATTATTGCTATTACCCTACTTTCTAGAGTATATTTCTTATCTATCAAATCAAATACTTATTATGAAGAGTTATCAAAAAATAACTATATTAAAAAGACATATTTAGCACCAACAAGAGGTGTAATAGAAGATAGAAATGGAGAACCTTTGGCTCTAAATCAAATAGGATTTTCTATTCTTATAAAACCACACTTAAGAGCTTATAAATACAGAGAAAAACTAGAAAAACTTATAGATATTGTAGTAGAACAATTTCCACAATATGATAAAAATAAATTAATAAAAGATTATTTAAGAGATGATTCACCTTACAATCATGAATTTATAAAAGTTATTGATTATGTTCCTTATGAAGAAATTTTTTCAAGATATACATTTTTAGCAACTCAAGAGGATATAAGAATTGAATCTTCTTCAAAAAGACACTATCCACACAAAGAGTTAGCAGCACATATAATAGGTTATGTAAGTAAAGCTTCAAAATTAGATATTGCAAACAATGAAATAGCAAAGTATAGTGGAGTTGTAGGTAAAAGTGGAATTGAGAGATACTATAATGAAAAACTGCAAGGAACATTAGGATTTAAAGATACAAAAGTAAATGCTTTAAATAAAGAGATTGAAGTCATAGAACAAAAAGATCCTTCAAATGATAATAATGTAAGAATTACAATAGATGTTAATCTTCAAAAATATATTCAAGAATTATTCGTAGATAGAGCTGGTTCTGTTGTAGTTATGGATGCAAATAATGGTGAAATATTAGCAGCAGGTTCATTTCCAGAGTATGATAGTAACCTTTTTGCAAGAGGAATTACTCAAGATGAGTGGAATATTATGAGAAATGACTTTAATCATCCCTTTACAAATAAGATTATAAATGGATTATATCCTCCTGGTTCTGTTATTAAAATGGGTGTTGCCATGTCATTTTTAGAAAATGGTATAAGTGACAAATTTACAGTTCAATGTAGTGGTTCTTTACCAATTGGAAATAGAAATTTTAGATGTTGGAAAACAACAGGTCACGGTCATATTGGATTTAGAAGTTCAATTGAACAAAGTTGTGATGATTTTTACTACAAAGGTAGCTTAAAAATAGGAATTGGTAAAATGTCTGCAACTTTAGAAAAATTAGGAATTGGACAAAAGACTGGAATAGATTTAAACAATGAATTTGTAGGTATTAATCCTAATAAAGAGTGGAAAGAACAACGATTAAAAAAGCCTTGGTACATTGGTGAAACTGTTATTAGCTCGATTGGTCAAGGAAATATGCTAACAACTCCTTTACAAATAGCAAGATTTACAGCATTTTTTGCAAGTGGTAAACTTCCAAAACCACACTTAACAAAAGATGCTTATGAAGAACCAAAAGAGTTAGATTTTAAAAAAGAGCATATAAAACTTATGCAAGAAGGAATGTATGATGTTGCGAATTCACCATCAGGAACTGCAAAAAGATATATAAACTCAAAAGTAAAAATAGCAGCAAAAACAGGAACAGCTCAAGTTGTATCTATTCCGCAAAGTGAAAAAGTAAGGATGAAAGAGAGTGAAATGGAGTATTTTCAAAGATCTCATGCTTGGATTACTGCTTATGGACCATATAAAAATCCAAAATATGTAGTAACAATAATACAAGAACACGGTGGTGGTGGTGGAAGTGCCACAGGTGGAATTGCTAGTAGAATTTTTGATAAATTATATGACTTAGGATATATAACAGAATTAGAGTAA
- a CDS encoding FtsW/RodA/SpoVE family cell cycle protein, whose product MRLLDKRIMSHFDYLILIFIAPLIILSYVLIAEANDKLASKQVFYYTISLFIFILVFMLPLRKNLRLVPALYWIGILLLLAVEFIGVTKLGAKRWIHIPLFDTTIQPSEIIKPIYILMLGYLIQRKPPPIGGYGLKDFGYFSIYIFIPFFLIAKEPDLGTALVLLLVGYGILFIIGVNWKIWLGILFILSIFLPFSYNYMMKDYQKKRVHDFIVAEKPSYHVQQSIIAIGSGGLTGKDSDEATQTQLKFLPIATSDFIFAYLVERHGFLGAFGLIVLYVIIIMHLFTINYFFKTDFIVKAFSSGLALLIFLNMSVNILMVIGFAPVVGIPLPLFSYGGSSFINFIVTFAILENLLAFRYMDMYNYERKM is encoded by the coding sequence ATGCGTTTACTTGATAAAAGAATTATGTCACATTTTGATTATTTAATATTAATCTTTATAGCCCCTTTAATAATACTATCTTATGTATTAATAGCAGAGGCAAATGATAAATTGGCAAGTAAACAAGTTTTTTATTATACTATATCTTTATTTATATTTATTTTAGTCTTTATGCTTCCTCTTAGAAAAAATCTAAGATTAGTTCCTGCTTTATACTGGATAGGAATTTTACTTTTACTAGCAGTTGAATTTATCGGAGTAACAAAATTAGGAGCAAAAAGATGGATACATATTCCACTTTTTGATACAACTATTCAACCCTCTGAGATTATAAAACCAATATATATATTGATGTTGGGATATCTAATTCAAAGAAAACCACCACCTATTGGTGGATATGGATTAAAAGATTTTGGCTATTTTTCAATTTATATTTTTATCCCATTTTTTCTAATCGCTAAAGAGCCAGATTTAGGAACGGCACTTGTATTACTTTTAGTTGGATATGGGATACTTTTTATAATTGGTGTAAATTGGAAAATATGGTTAGGAATTTTGTTCATTTTATCCATATTTTTACCATTTTCATATAACTATATGATGAAAGATTATCAAAAGAAAAGAGTTCATGACTTTATAGTTGCAGAAAAACCTAGTTATCATGTCCAGCAAAGTATTATAGCAATTGGTTCAGGTGGGCTTACTGGAAAAGATAGTGACGAAGCAACTCAAACTCAACTTAAATTTTTACCAATTGCTACGAGTGATTTTATTTTTGCTTATTTAGTAGAAAGACATGGCTTTTTAGGTGCTTTTGGATTGATAGTTTTATATGTTATTATAATTATGCATCTATTTACAATAAACTATTTTTTCAAAACAGATTTTATAGTAAAAGCTTTTTCTTCTGGTTTAGCTTTACTTATTTTTTTAAATATGAGTGTAAATATTTTAATGGTAATAGGTTTTGCACCAGTTGTTGGTATTCCTTTGCCACTATTTTCTTATGGTGGAAGTTCTTTTATAAATTTTATTGTAACTTTTGCAATTTTAGAAAATTTACTAGCATTTAGATATATGGATATGTACAATTACGAACGAAAAATGTAA
- a CDS encoding FtsX-like permease family protein, protein MKSLKAIFAFFVPLLAMLITFCIFLLIDNIVDNYKNKISRDYSIVLVATNPIKKESLNELAGIKVENIQLLPNEKIIENIKSNLSDNSIELLRQKLPYFYQIYLEIFPTSSELEVIKKTLLSNKDVKNVEVFYKNHNQIYLLLLILNSVSFILFFIITIFAIIIIAKQIKLWFHEHSVRISILRLHGASIIYSASSVLKYALISSFMAFLISSLFLIYVSSNIEVLFPFELQEIVNVNINIERDILKIFILSFCISVFTIFGVLFKYKISND, encoded by the coding sequence ATGAAGTCTCTTAAAGCTATTTTTGCCTTTTTTGTACCACTTTTAGCAATGCTTATTACATTTTGTATTTTTTTACTTATTGATAATATTGTAGATAATTACAAAAATAAAATATCAAGAGATTATAGTATTGTTTTAGTTGCAACAAATCCTATAAAAAAAGAGTCTTTAAATGAACTAGCTGGAATTAAAGTTGAAAATATTCAACTATTACCAAATGAAAAGATAATTGAAAATATTAAATCAAATTTATCTGATAACTCTATTGAACTTCTAAGACAAAAATTACCATACTTTTATCAAATATATCTTGAAATATTTCCAACAAGTAGTGAACTAGAAGTTATAAAAAAAACCCTACTTTCAAATAAAGATGTAAAAAATGTAGAGGTTTTTTATAAAAACCATAATCAAATATATCTACTACTTCTTATTTTAAATAGTGTCTCATTTATACTATTTTTTATTATTACAATTTTTGCAATAATAATTATTGCAAAACAGATAAAACTTTGGTTTCATGAGCATAGTGTAAGAATTTCTATTTTAAGACTTCATGGAGCTTCTATTATTTATAGTGCTTCTTCTGTTTTAAAATATGCATTAATAAGTTCTTTTATGGCTTTCTTAATATCTTCACTTTTTTTGATATATGTATCAAGCAATATTGAAGTACTTTTTCCATTTGAATTACAAGAGATAGTTAATGTAAATATAAATATTGAAAGAGATATTTTAAAAATTTTTATTTTATCTTTTTGTATCTCGGTATTTACAATCTTTGGTGTATTATTTAAGTATAAGATAAGTAATGATTAA
- a CDS encoding HD domain-containing phosphohydrolase, whose amino-acid sequence MKKILYFVIGFLALVSISYYFYYSPKKEDITKEIFLEKSNQMRKLFTDEIKRKQDNTLNMAFILSQDENLINALKTKNKSLLNYDNTLLFLHDNSEYKNLWLQIVDKDGRSFYRSWRKITGDDLSNVRTDLEELIKNPKPTTNISSGLFDLTLKAINPIYDLNGEFLGFVEFISKFNSISKNLKFENIEPIFILSKEKSEKIIEPFSKIFIRDNYIVNIDADKTLLKFIEKKGIDTFLNIENYLLMDKFIITNLEIKDVNGSNMGLFLLFFEKNRLDYSPLANFKNQYLSIVIIFSILYLIGFLYLLKTIYAKELDDDVKIKTKMIQEQQKKLEKLLDIYDKNVIFSRTDLKGIITHASSAFCKISGYSKNELLGQPHNIVRHPDMPKSIFKKIWDSLKDEKKITIELKNLRKDGSYYWVVADLEPEYDDLGNHIGYFAVREDITANKEIEELQKEVIFTMGSIAEFRSKETGEHIKRVAKYSKILATAYGLCEDEVDMLELASPMHDIGKIAIPDAILNKPGKLTDEEFDIIKTHAQKGHDMLGISNRPLFKVASQIALSHHEKYDGTGYPNNLKAENIPIFGRITALADVFDALGSDRCYKKAWDIEKVFEFIKEQKGKHFDPKLVELFFENIDQILKIRDDYKDI is encoded by the coding sequence ATGAAAAAAATTTTATATTTTGTTATAGGTTTTTTAGCGCTTGTATCTATATCATACTATTTTTATTATTCTCCAAAAAAAGAGGATATAACAAAAGAGATATTTTTAGAAAAAAGTAATCAAATGAGAAAACTTTTTACAGATGAAATAAAAAGAAAACAAGACAATACTCTTAATATGGCGTTTATTTTAAGTCAAGATGAGAATCTTATCAATGCTTTAAAAACAAAAAATAAAAGCTTATTAAATTATGATAATACTTTATTATTTTTACATGATAATAGTGAATACAAAAATCTTTGGTTGCAAATAGTTGATAAAGATGGAAGAAGTTTTTATAGATCTTGGAGAAAAATTACAGGAGATGATTTATCAAATGTTAGAACAGATTTAGAAGAACTTATAAAAAATCCAAAACCAACTACAAATATAAGCTCAGGGCTATTTGACTTAACTCTAAAAGCAATTAATCCAATTTATGACTTAAATGGTGAATTTTTAGGTTTTGTAGAGTTTATTTCAAAATTTAACTCTATATCAAAAAATTTGAAATTTGAAAATATAGAACCTATTTTTATTTTAAGTAAGGAAAAGAGTGAAAAAATAATTGAACCTTTTAGTAAAATTTTTATACGTGATAATTACATTGTAAATATTGATGCAGATAAAACTCTTTTAAAATTTATTGAAAAAAAAGGAATTGATACATTCTTAAATATTGAAAACTATTTGCTTATGGATAAATTTATTATTACAAATTTAGAAATAAAAGATGTAAATGGTAGCAATATGGGACTATTTTTGCTATTTTTTGAAAAAAATAGATTAGATTATTCACCTTTAGCAAATTTTAAAAACCAATATTTATCTATTGTTATAATTTTTTCAATTTTATATCTTATAGGTTTTTTATATCTTCTAAAAACTATATATGCAAAAGAACTTGATGATGATGTAAAAATTAAGACAAAAATGATACAAGAACAACAAAAAAAGCTTGAAAAACTACTCGATATTTATGATAAAAACGTAATATTTTCAAGAACAGATTTAAAAGGAATAATTACTCATGCAAGTAGTGCATTTTGTAAAATTAGTGGTTATTCAAAAAATGAGCTTTTGGGACAACCACATAATATTGTAAGGCATCCTGATATGCCAAAATCTATATTTAAAAAGATTTGGGATAGTTTAAAAGATGAGAAAAAAATAACTATAGAGCTAAAAAATTTAAGAAAAGATGGCTCATACTACTGGGTAGTTGCTGATTTAGAACCAGAATATGATGACTTAGGAAATCATATAGGATACTTTGCAGTTAGAGAAGATATTACAGCAAATAAAGAGATAGAAGAGCTTCAAAAAGAGGTTATCTTTACTATGGGCTCTATTGCTGAGTTTAGGTCTAAAGAGACGGGTGAACATATTAAAAGAGTTGCAAAATACTCAAAAATTTTGGCTACTGCTTATGGTTTATGTGAAGATGAAGTTGATATGTTAGAGCTTGCAAGTCCTATGCATGATATTGGGAAAATAGCAATACCTGATGCTATTTTAAACAAACCAGGAAAATTGACAGATGAAGAGTTTGATATTATAAAAACTCATGCACAAAAAGGTCATGATATGCTTGGAATATCTAATAGACCACTTTTTAAAGTTGCTTCTCAAATAGCTTTAAGCCATCACGAAAAATATGATGGAACAGGTTATCCAAATAATTTAAAAGCTGAAAATATACCAATTTTTGGAAGAATAACAGCACTTGCAGATGTTTTTGACGCATTAGGTAGTGATAGATGCTACAAAAAAGCTTGGGATATTGAAAAAGTATTTGAGTTTATAAAAGAGCAAAAAGGAAAACATTTTGATCCAAAACTAGTAGAATTATTTTTTGAAAATATTGATCAGATTCTAAAAATAAGAGATGATTACAAAGATATATAA
- the trmB gene encoding tRNA (guanosine(46)-N7)-methyltransferase TrmB has translation MPHIVFEKNNLLETPLKKGDIEFLFTAVSYHPKGSNRKIEYKIATKNKDLEFLLAIKEKDDNFIIKSDKTTRVSPVSYIKDALNYYVLENKSKIVFKNTTNLKEKKEQEHKYLKDIDFFVEDFKSDKELQIEIGFGSGRHLLYQAKQNPNIQFIGLEIHYPSIEQLLTQLELQNITNVLVVNYDARLFMEFIESNQVGKIFVHFPVPWDKKAHRRIYSKEFVNEALRVLKVSGTLELRTDSRNYFDFCVDLLTNLNKASIKIDVNRDLEVVSKYEDRWKKQGKNIYDVVLTSQNIDENLNIDYSFEFDFDINFDNFIKNVFSKALIIKNYFIHIEEFYKILNKSNSGLIKVTMGNFDRPVTKYLLVTDGKISYYQGNPLPTSSNIEADKKLKEILSK, from the coding sequence ATGCCTCACATCGTTTTTGAAAAAAACAATCTACTTGAAACTCCTTTAAAAAAAGGGGATATTGAGTTTTTATTTACAGCTGTCTCTTATCATCCAAAAGGTAGTAATAGAAAAATTGAATATAAAATTGCTACAAAAAACAAAGATTTAGAGTTTTTATTAGCTATAAAAGAGAAAGATGATAACTTTATTATTAAATCAGATAAAACAACAAGAGTGTCCCCAGTTTCATATATAAAAGATGCTCTAAACTATTATGTTTTAGAGAATAAATCAAAAATTGTATTTAAAAACACTACAAACCTAAAAGAGAAAAAAGAGCAAGAACATAAATATCTAAAAGATATTGATTTTTTTGTAGAAGATTTTAAAAGTGATAAAGAGCTTCAAATAGAAATTGGTTTTGGAAGTGGAAGACATCTACTTTATCAGGCAAAACAAAATCCAAATATACAGTTTATTGGACTTGAAATTCACTATCCATCTATTGAGCAACTTCTAACACAATTAGAACTTCAAAATATTACAAATGTTTTGGTTGTAAACTACGATGCTAGACTTTTTATGGAGTTTATAGAGTCAAATCAAGTAGGGAAAATATTTGTACATTTTCCAGTTCCTTGGGATAAAAAAGCACATAGAAGAATTTATTCAAAAGAGTTTGTAAATGAAGCTTTAAGAGTTTTAAAAGTTTCTGGAACTTTAGAACTTAGAACTGATAGTAGAAATTATTTTGATTTTTGTGTAGATTTACTTACAAACTTAAACAAAGCCTCAATAAAAATTGATGTAAATAGAGATTTAGAAGTTGTAAGTAAATATGAAGATAGATGGAAAAAACAGGGTAAAAATATATATGATGTAGTTTTAACTTCACAAAATATTGATGAAAACCTTAATATTGATTATAGTTTTGAATTTGATTTTGATATAAATTTTGATAATTTTATAAAAAATGTTTTTTCAAAAGCTCTTATAATTAAAAATTATTTTATACACATTGAAGAGTTTTATAAGATATTAAATAAAAGTAATTCAGGTTTAATAAAAGTTACTATGGGGAACTTTGATAGACCTGTTACTAAATATCTTTTAGTAACAGATGGAAAAATATCTTATTATCAAGGAAATCCTCTTCCAACTAGCTCAAATATAGAAGCTGATAAAAAATTAAAAGAGATTTTGTCTAAATGA